A stretch of Equus caballus isolate H_3958 breed thoroughbred chromosome 11, TB-T2T, whole genome shotgun sequence DNA encodes these proteins:
- the AATK gene encoding serine/threonine-protein kinase LMTK1 isoform X3, protein MLAFSWRILRGRGGQGWRQGPRGGTFWPLYKSAPPHSAVRTRPQTRASSGPSHPCPPHLLGNMVPATFQSQCASWEGLPAQWAPAWALGASAGLPGWSGAGGRGWGAMLTLSYLITRCAGRIRRASRWHRQEFENAEGEEYAADFSVQGSPVVAAPNGPDVYVLPLTEVSLPMAKQPGRSVQLLKSTDLGRHSLLYLEEIGHGWFGKVFLGEVNSGISSSQVVVKELKASASVQEQMQFLEEAQPYRALQHSNLLQCLAQCAEVTPYLLVMEFCPMGDLKGYLRSFRVAESMPPDPLTLQRMACEVACGVLHLHRNNYVHSDLALRNCLLTADLTVKIGDYGLSHGKYREDYFVTADQLWVPLRWIAPELVDEVHCNLLVVDQTKASNVWYEVMQFCWLQPEQRPTAEEVHLLLSYLCAKGATEAEEEFERRWRSLRPGGGGAGPGPGAAGLALGGAGELAAASSFPLLEQFAGDGFHADGDDVLTVTETSRGLNFEYKWEAGRGAEAFPLPGGAPSPGRAARLQELCAPDGAPPGVVPVLSAHSPSVGSEYFIRLEEPTPAAGHDLDCAGCALSPRGTTPHPDPGDHDSDSDGSTATSLAMEPLLGHAPPADGPWGHCDYYSCRSGARDPPCSSRSPSPSPRALMLAEPGAEDTDWGAAAFCPPFFEDPLGTSPSGSSGARLSPGAEELGEAEARKAAQHRHWSSNVSANNNSSSRAAESWDPGYASSYSDCCPGMKQTLQAVPELVHPLAPEDPREPLLGPKGPSSGQEPGCCLGLPDLCPAEDLASATCLVTTPWTEAAVSGGDSPQAEPRLAEEAEGSAGLQLPLPSIPSPSREGALLPAEEASAPAALPASPTPAGSQLTATEPAKTLDSSSSSLELEAPGSEDEDTTEATSGIFTDLSSDGPQAEKPEVTPAFRSLQKQVGTPDSLDSLDIPSSASDGGCEVFSPSAVGTPGGQPRALDSGYDTENYESPEFVLKDAHELCEPEAFGELASEGESPGPETRLSTSLGGLSEKNPYRDSAYFSDLDPEPEPSLGPEEKPGGVQAPGPELDLESMHSPGLQPAQPFLEPGVSTEAQGAGPREVPPLPLSEDSFPEPSACPTGPRQETPWALGPAQVPPEPSSGRSKIFLLTPVPLSSEGHRAELQEAPGLLSGLALKERTGGPSAPRAPLCLALPGLPTAPEGRSEEEEDDSDDSDESDEELRCYSIQEPSEESEEEVPPVPVVVAESQSARNLRSLLKMPSLLSEAFCEDLERKKKAVSFFDDVTVYLFDQESPTRELGEPFPGSKESPPAFLAGSPSSPSAPGRRRRADRSPDGSAAEAGAAFEWDDGFPLAPAPEPAAPAPAAPRKPAASGPFSRFTVSPAPASRFSITQVSDSDAGSVGGPAAGAGGSCKEA, encoded by the exons ATGCTGGCATTTTCCTGGAGGATCCTGCGAGGTcgtggggggcaggggtggagacAGGGGCCGAGGGGTGGGACTTTCTGGCCATTGTATAAGTCAGCCCCTCCTCACAGTGCTGTGAGAACAAGGCCCCAAACAAGGGCCAGCAGCGGCCCCTCCCACCCGTGCCCCCCTCACCTCCTGGGGAACATGGTGCCCGCAACATTCCAGAGCCAGTGTGCCTCGTGGGAGGGCCTGCCTGCACAGTGGGCTCCTGCCTGGGCTCTGGGGGCCAGTGCTGGGCTCCCCGGCTGGagcggggctgggggaaggggctggggagccaTGCTCACACTGTCGTACCTGATCACCCGCTGTGCCGGCAGAATCCGGCGGGCCTCCAGGTGGCACCGTCAG GAGTTTGAGAATGCCGAGGGGGAAGAGTACGCGGCTGACTTCTCGGTGCAGGGCTCCCCGGTGGTGGCAGCTCCGAACGGGCCCGACGTGTACGTCCTGCCGCTCACTGAGGTCTCCCTCCCCATGGCTAAGCAGCCGGGGCGCTCAG TGCAGCTGCTCAAGTCCACAGACCTGGGCCGGCACAGCCTCCTGTACCTGGAGGAGATTGGCCACGGCTGGTTCGGGAAG GTGTTCCTGGGGGAGGTGAACTCTGGCATCAGCAGCTCCCAGGTGGTGGTGAAGGAGCTGAAGGCCAGCGCCAGTGTGCAGGAGCAGATGCAGTTCCTGGAGGAGGCACAGCCCTACAG GGCCCTGCAGCACAGCAACCTGCTCCAGTGCCTGGCCCAGTGCGCCGAGGTGACGCCCTACCTGCTGGTGATGGAGTTCTGCCCAATG GGGGACCTCAAGGGCTACCTGCGGAGCTTCCGGGTGGCAGAGTCCATGCCACCTGACCCCCTGACCCTGCAGCGCATGGCCTGCGAGGTGGCCTGCGGCGTCCTGCACTTGCATCGCAACAACTATGTGCACAG tGACCTGGCCCTGAGGAACTGCCTCCTCACGGCTGACCTGACGGTGAAGATTGGCGACTACGGCCTGTCTCATGGCAAATACAGA GAGGACTACTTCGTGACTGCTGACCAGCTGTGGGTGCCGCTGCGCTGGATCGCGCCCGAGCTGGTGGACGAGGTGCACTGCAACCTGCTGGTGGTGGACCAGACCAAGGCCAGCAACGTGTG GTACGAGGTAATGCAGTTCTGCTGGCTGCAGCCAGAGCAGCGGCCCACGGCGGAGGAGGTGCACCTGCTGCTGTCCTATCTGTGCGCCAAGGGCGCCACCGAGGCGGAGGAGGAGTTCGAGCGGCGCTGGCGCTCGCTGCGGccgggcgggggcggcgcgggCCCCGGGCCGGGGGCGGCGGGCCTGGCACTGGGGGGCGCTGGCGAACTCGCGGCCGCCTCCTCCTTCCCGCTGCTGGAGCAGTTCGCCGGCGACGGCTTCCACGCGGACGGCGACGACGTGCTGACGGTGACAGAGACGAGCCGCGGCCTCAACTTTGAGTACAAGTGGGAGGCGGGCCGCGGCGCGGAGGCCTTCCCACTGCCCGGAGGCGCGCCAAGCCCTGGGCGCGCCGCGCGCCTGCAGGAGCTCTGCGCCCCCGACGGCGCGCCCCCGGGCGTGGTGCCCGTGCTCAGCGCGCACAGCCCCTCGGTGGGCAGCGAATACTTCATCCGCCTGGAGGAGCCTACGCCCGCCGCCGGCCACGATCTCGACTGTGCCGGCTGCGCCCTCAGCCCCCGCGGCACGACCCCGCACCCTGACCCCGGTGACCACGACTCCGACTCCGACGGCAGCACAGCCACCTCGCTGGCCATGGAGCCGCTGTTGGGCCACGCGCCGCCCGCCGACGGCCCCTGGGGCCACTGCGACTACTACTCGTGCAGGAGTGGCGCCCGGGACCCGCCCTGCTCCTCGCGctcgccctccccctcccccagggccctcaTGCTGGCGGAGCCTGGGGCGGAGGACACCGACTGGGGCGCAGCCGCCTTCTGCCCGCCTTTCTTTGAGGACCCACTGGGCACGTCCCCTTCGGGGAGCTCCGGGGCCCGGCTTTCCCCGGGTGCGGAGGAGCTGGGGGAAGCAGAGGCCCGAAAGGCCGCCCAGCACAGACACTGGAGTTCCAATGTATCGGCcaacaacaacagcagcagccGAGCAGCCGAGTCCTGGGACCCCGGCTATGCGAGCAGCTACTCGGACTGCTGCCCTGGCATGAAGCAGACCCTACAGGCTGTCCCTGAGCTGGTCCATCCCCTGGCCCCAGAGGACCCCAGAGAGCCTCTCCTTGGGCCAAAGGGGCCCTCCTCTGGCCAGGAGCCGGGCTGTTGCCTTGGCCTCCCCGATCTGTGTCCTGCTGAAGACCTGGCATCTGCCACCTGCCTGGTCACAACCCCCTGGACAGAGGCAGCTGTAAGCGGGGGTGACAGCCCCCAGGCAGAGCCCAGGCTTGCAGAGGAGGCTGAGGGCTCCGCTGGACTCCAACTGccccttccctccatcccatCCCCATCCCGAGAGGGAGCCCTGCTTCCTGCTGAGGAGGCCAGCGCCCCTGccgccctgcctgcctccccgaCACCCGCCGGCAGCCAGTTGACTGCCACGGAGCCAGCCAAGACcctggacagcagcagcagctctttggAGCTGGAGGCACCAGGCAGTGAGGATGAGGACACGACCGAGGCCACGTCTGGCATCTTCACTGACTTGTCCAGCGATGGCCCGCAGGCTGAGAAGCCAGAAGTGACACCGGCCTTCCGGTCCCTGCAGAAGCAGGTGGGGACCCCTGATTCCCTGGACTCGCTGGACATCCCGTCCTCAGCCAGTGATGGCGGCTGTGAGGTCTTCAGCCCGTCGGCTGTTGGCACCCCTGGTGGGCAGCCCCGAGCCCTAGACAGTGGCTATGACACAGAAAACTACGAGTCTCCCGAGTTTGTGCTCAAGGATGCACATGAGCTGTGCGAGCCTGAGGCCTTCGGGGAGCTGGCCTCAGAAGGTGAGAGCCCTGGGCCTGAGACTCGGCTCTCCACCTCCCTTGGTGGCCTCAGTGAGAAGAACCCCTACCGCGACTCGGCCTACTTCTCTGACCTGGATCCCGAGCCTGAGCCCTCCTTGGGCCCCGAGGAGAAGCCAGGAGGTGTTCAGGCCCCGGGGCCAGAGCTGGACCTGGAGAGCATGCATAGCCCTGGGTTGCAGCCTGCACAGCCCTTCCTTGAGCCTGGGGTGTCCACAGAGGCACAGGGCGCTGGCCCCAGGGAGGTGCCGCCACTGCCGCTGTCTGAGGACTCTTTCCCAGAGCCAAGCGCCTGCCCCACAGGTCCCAGGCAGGAGACTCCCTGGGCCCTAGGCCCAGCCCAGGTGCCACCGGAGCCCAGCTCCGGGCGTTCCAAGATTTTCTTGCTGACCCCGGTTCCACTGAGCTCAGAAGGCCACCGCGCTGAGCTCCAGGAGGCCCCGGGACTGCTGTCGGGCCTGGCCCTGAAGGAACGGACAGGGGGGCCGAGCGCCCCCAGAGCCCCACTCTGCCTGGCCCTGCCGGgactccccacagccccagaggGCCGGTCGGAGGAGGAAGAGGACGACAGCGACGACAGCGACGAGTCGGACGAGGAGCTCCGCTGCTACAGCATCCAGGAGCCGAGCGAGGAGAGCGAGGAGGAGGTGCCGCCCGTGCCCGTGGTGGTGGCCGAGAGCCAGAGCGCGCGCAATCTGCGCAGCCTGCTCAAGATGCCCAGCCTGCTGTCCGAGGCCTTCTGCGAGGACCTGGAGCGCAAGAAGAAAGCCGTATCCTTCTTCGACGACGTCACTGTCTACCTCTTCGACCAG GAAAGCCCCACCCGGGAGCTCGGGGAGCCGTTCCCTGGAAGCAAGGAGTCGCCCCCCGCGTTTCTAGCGGGCAGCCCCAGCTCCCCCAGCGCCCCAGGCCGGCGGCGACGAGCGGACCGCTCCCCCGACGGCTCCGCGGCGGAAGCTG GCGCAGCGTTCGAATGGGACGACGGCTTCCCGCTGGCGCCGGCTCCGGagcccgccgcgcccgcccccGCAGCGCCCCGCAAACCGGCCGCGTCCGGCCCCTTCTCGCGCTTCACCGTGTCGCCCGCGCCCGCATCCCGCTTCTCCATCACGCAAGTTTCCGACTCGGACGCCGGTTCCGTGGGAG GCCCTGCAGCAGGTGCTGGGGGCAGCTGCAAAGAGGCCTGA
- the AATK gene encoding serine/threonine-protein kinase LMTK1 isoform X4, which translates to MQFLEEAQPYRALQHSNLLQCLAQCAEVTPYLLVMEFCPMGDLKGYLRSFRVAESMPPDPLTLQRMACEVACGVLHLHRNNYVHSDLALRNCLLTADLTVKIGDYGLSHGKYREDYFVTADQLWVPLRWIAPELVDEVHCNLLVVDQTKASNVWSLGVTIWELFELGTQPYPHHSDRQVLAYAVREQQLKLPKPQLPLTLSDRWYEVMQFCWLQPEQRPTAEEVHLLLSYLCAKGATEAEEEFERRWRSLRPGGGGAGPGPGAAGLALGGAGELAAASSFPLLEQFAGDGFHADGDDVLTVTETSRGLNFEYKWEAGRGAEAFPLPGGAPSPGRAARLQELCAPDGAPPGVVPVLSAHSPSVGSEYFIRLEEPTPAAGHDLDCAGCALSPRGTTPHPDPGDHDSDSDGSTATSLAMEPLLGHAPPADGPWGHCDYYSCRSGARDPPCSSRSPSPSPRALMLAEPGAEDTDWGAAAFCPPFFEDPLGTSPSGSSGARLSPGAEELGEAEARKAAQHRHWSSNVSANNNSSSRAAESWDPGYASSYSDCCPGMKQTLQAVPELVHPLAPEDPREPLLGPKGPSSGQEPGCCLGLPDLCPAEDLASATCLVTTPWTEAAVSGGDSPQAEPRLAEEAEGSAGLQLPLPSIPSPSREGALLPAEEASAPAALPASPTPAGSQLTATEPAKTLDSSSSSLELEAPGSEDEDTTEATSGIFTDLSSDGPQAEKPEVTPAFRSLQKQVGTPDSLDSLDIPSSASDGGCEVFSPSAVGTPGGQPRALDSGYDTENYESPEFVLKDAHELCEPEAFGELASEGESPGPETRLSTSLGGLSEKNPYRDSAYFSDLDPEPEPSLGPEEKPGGVQAPGPELDLESMHSPGLQPAQPFLEPGVSTEAQGAGPREVPPLPLSEDSFPEPSACPTGPRQETPWALGPAQVPPEPSSGRSKIFLLTPVPLSSEGHRAELQEAPGLLSGLALKERTGGPSAPRAPLCLALPGLPTAPEGRSEEEEDDSDDSDESDEELRCYSIQEPSEESEEEVPPVPVVVAESQSARNLRSLLKMPSLLSEAFCEDLERKKKAVSFFDDVTVYLFDQESPTRELGEPFPGSKESPPAFLAGSPSSPSAPGRRRRADRSPDGSAAEAGAAFEWDDGFPLAPAPEPAAPAPAAPRKPAASGPFSRFTVSPAPASRFSITQVSDSDAGSVGGPAAGAGGSCKEA; encoded by the exons ATGCAGTTCCTGGAGGAGGCACAGCCCTACAG GGCCCTGCAGCACAGCAACCTGCTCCAGTGCCTGGCCCAGTGCGCCGAGGTGACGCCCTACCTGCTGGTGATGGAGTTCTGCCCAATG GGGGACCTCAAGGGCTACCTGCGGAGCTTCCGGGTGGCAGAGTCCATGCCACCTGACCCCCTGACCCTGCAGCGCATGGCCTGCGAGGTGGCCTGCGGCGTCCTGCACTTGCATCGCAACAACTATGTGCACAG tGACCTGGCCCTGAGGAACTGCCTCCTCACGGCTGACCTGACGGTGAAGATTGGCGACTACGGCCTGTCTCATGGCAAATACAGA GAGGACTACTTCGTGACTGCTGACCAGCTGTGGGTGCCGCTGCGCTGGATCGCGCCCGAGCTGGTGGACGAGGTGCACTGCAACCTGCTGGTGGTGGACCAGACCAAGGCCAGCAACGTGTG GTCCCTCGGCGTGACCATCTGGGAACTCTTTGAGCTGGGCACACAGCCCTACCCCCACCACTCCGACCGGCAGGTACTGGCCTATGCTGTGCGGGAGCAGCAGCTCAAGCTGCCCAAGCCCCAGCTGCCACTGACGCTGTCGGACCGCTG GTACGAGGTAATGCAGTTCTGCTGGCTGCAGCCAGAGCAGCGGCCCACGGCGGAGGAGGTGCACCTGCTGCTGTCCTATCTGTGCGCCAAGGGCGCCACCGAGGCGGAGGAGGAGTTCGAGCGGCGCTGGCGCTCGCTGCGGccgggcgggggcggcgcgggCCCCGGGCCGGGGGCGGCGGGCCTGGCACTGGGGGGCGCTGGCGAACTCGCGGCCGCCTCCTCCTTCCCGCTGCTGGAGCAGTTCGCCGGCGACGGCTTCCACGCGGACGGCGACGACGTGCTGACGGTGACAGAGACGAGCCGCGGCCTCAACTTTGAGTACAAGTGGGAGGCGGGCCGCGGCGCGGAGGCCTTCCCACTGCCCGGAGGCGCGCCAAGCCCTGGGCGCGCCGCGCGCCTGCAGGAGCTCTGCGCCCCCGACGGCGCGCCCCCGGGCGTGGTGCCCGTGCTCAGCGCGCACAGCCCCTCGGTGGGCAGCGAATACTTCATCCGCCTGGAGGAGCCTACGCCCGCCGCCGGCCACGATCTCGACTGTGCCGGCTGCGCCCTCAGCCCCCGCGGCACGACCCCGCACCCTGACCCCGGTGACCACGACTCCGACTCCGACGGCAGCACAGCCACCTCGCTGGCCATGGAGCCGCTGTTGGGCCACGCGCCGCCCGCCGACGGCCCCTGGGGCCACTGCGACTACTACTCGTGCAGGAGTGGCGCCCGGGACCCGCCCTGCTCCTCGCGctcgccctccccctcccccagggccctcaTGCTGGCGGAGCCTGGGGCGGAGGACACCGACTGGGGCGCAGCCGCCTTCTGCCCGCCTTTCTTTGAGGACCCACTGGGCACGTCCCCTTCGGGGAGCTCCGGGGCCCGGCTTTCCCCGGGTGCGGAGGAGCTGGGGGAAGCAGAGGCCCGAAAGGCCGCCCAGCACAGACACTGGAGTTCCAATGTATCGGCcaacaacaacagcagcagccGAGCAGCCGAGTCCTGGGACCCCGGCTATGCGAGCAGCTACTCGGACTGCTGCCCTGGCATGAAGCAGACCCTACAGGCTGTCCCTGAGCTGGTCCATCCCCTGGCCCCAGAGGACCCCAGAGAGCCTCTCCTTGGGCCAAAGGGGCCCTCCTCTGGCCAGGAGCCGGGCTGTTGCCTTGGCCTCCCCGATCTGTGTCCTGCTGAAGACCTGGCATCTGCCACCTGCCTGGTCACAACCCCCTGGACAGAGGCAGCTGTAAGCGGGGGTGACAGCCCCCAGGCAGAGCCCAGGCTTGCAGAGGAGGCTGAGGGCTCCGCTGGACTCCAACTGccccttccctccatcccatCCCCATCCCGAGAGGGAGCCCTGCTTCCTGCTGAGGAGGCCAGCGCCCCTGccgccctgcctgcctccccgaCACCCGCCGGCAGCCAGTTGACTGCCACGGAGCCAGCCAAGACcctggacagcagcagcagctctttggAGCTGGAGGCACCAGGCAGTGAGGATGAGGACACGACCGAGGCCACGTCTGGCATCTTCACTGACTTGTCCAGCGATGGCCCGCAGGCTGAGAAGCCAGAAGTGACACCGGCCTTCCGGTCCCTGCAGAAGCAGGTGGGGACCCCTGATTCCCTGGACTCGCTGGACATCCCGTCCTCAGCCAGTGATGGCGGCTGTGAGGTCTTCAGCCCGTCGGCTGTTGGCACCCCTGGTGGGCAGCCCCGAGCCCTAGACAGTGGCTATGACACAGAAAACTACGAGTCTCCCGAGTTTGTGCTCAAGGATGCACATGAGCTGTGCGAGCCTGAGGCCTTCGGGGAGCTGGCCTCAGAAGGTGAGAGCCCTGGGCCTGAGACTCGGCTCTCCACCTCCCTTGGTGGCCTCAGTGAGAAGAACCCCTACCGCGACTCGGCCTACTTCTCTGACCTGGATCCCGAGCCTGAGCCCTCCTTGGGCCCCGAGGAGAAGCCAGGAGGTGTTCAGGCCCCGGGGCCAGAGCTGGACCTGGAGAGCATGCATAGCCCTGGGTTGCAGCCTGCACAGCCCTTCCTTGAGCCTGGGGTGTCCACAGAGGCACAGGGCGCTGGCCCCAGGGAGGTGCCGCCACTGCCGCTGTCTGAGGACTCTTTCCCAGAGCCAAGCGCCTGCCCCACAGGTCCCAGGCAGGAGACTCCCTGGGCCCTAGGCCCAGCCCAGGTGCCACCGGAGCCCAGCTCCGGGCGTTCCAAGATTTTCTTGCTGACCCCGGTTCCACTGAGCTCAGAAGGCCACCGCGCTGAGCTCCAGGAGGCCCCGGGACTGCTGTCGGGCCTGGCCCTGAAGGAACGGACAGGGGGGCCGAGCGCCCCCAGAGCCCCACTCTGCCTGGCCCTGCCGGgactccccacagccccagaggGCCGGTCGGAGGAGGAAGAGGACGACAGCGACGACAGCGACGAGTCGGACGAGGAGCTCCGCTGCTACAGCATCCAGGAGCCGAGCGAGGAGAGCGAGGAGGAGGTGCCGCCCGTGCCCGTGGTGGTGGCCGAGAGCCAGAGCGCGCGCAATCTGCGCAGCCTGCTCAAGATGCCCAGCCTGCTGTCCGAGGCCTTCTGCGAGGACCTGGAGCGCAAGAAGAAAGCCGTATCCTTCTTCGACGACGTCACTGTCTACCTCTTCGACCAG GAAAGCCCCACCCGGGAGCTCGGGGAGCCGTTCCCTGGAAGCAAGGAGTCGCCCCCCGCGTTTCTAGCGGGCAGCCCCAGCTCCCCCAGCGCCCCAGGCCGGCGGCGACGAGCGGACCGCTCCCCCGACGGCTCCGCGGCGGAAGCTG GCGCAGCGTTCGAATGGGACGACGGCTTCCCGCTGGCGCCGGCTCCGGagcccgccgcgcccgcccccGCAGCGCCCCGCAAACCGGCCGCGTCCGGCCCCTTCTCGCGCTTCACCGTGTCGCCCGCGCCCGCATCCCGCTTCTCCATCACGCAAGTTTCCGACTCGGACGCCGGTTCCGTGGGAG GCCCTGCAGCAGGTGCTGGGGGCAGCTGCAAAGAGGCCTGA